From the Carassius auratus strain Wakin chromosome 36, ASM336829v1, whole genome shotgun sequence genome, the window CAGCACTCCATGCAGATCTCCAGACAGTCTGCAGACTCGCAGCACGCGTCGATGATGCCGCAGTCCATGTCACAGGGCAGGTCACAGTCGCCACATTCCTCTGAagcgcagcagcagcagaagcacGAGTCGTCTGATGCGCAGGAGCCGCATGTGGCGCAGTCCAGCACAATGTTACACAGTGTGAGGAACTCACAGAACAGGCAGGCCAGGATGCAGTGGACACAGCAATCTGGACGCAGCACAGAAAGTTAGTCACAACAGAAATCTCATTGGCTAGTGAGGGTTATCTGCGTCAATCAAACAAAATTACGGTGATTGTGCAGTGAGGTCTGACTCACCATCCTGGGCCTCTGTGGGGATCTGGGAGCTGTTGGATTTGGAGCTACCTTTGCTCCTCTTGCTGCTCTGACTGTTGATGGACGGGTTCGACTGCAGTTTCTTGGGGTTTTTACGGGCTgtggatgaagatgaggaagatgaCGAGGCGGCTCGTGAAAAGGTTCCGTTTCTAACCCCATTGCTATGTGGCTTGCTGTCGCTCCTCTGCAGCTCCTCTGCTGTTTCAGTCGAGTTAGATAGCGAGGGGTGTATTGGCGTAGACCGTGCCTGAGGttgatctgagagagagagagagagagaacaaaaaggTGAGCAGGGTTATAGCTGGGTTTTATACCAGCTTTACTGCTGCTGTGTAATTATTCTCCTTTTGCAGCCTAAGGATGtgtaaaagaaaaacagcagctGCATATTTGTGGCTAGAAGACTTAGTTAGCATCTTGTTTCTTCAAATGGAATTAACTGTTTCCTCACATGGTCCAATCATCATTCAAAAAAGGGCCTTAGGCAGATTCTTGTGTAATAACCAAGAACTTTACTTAGAGATCCCACTGTAGAGAAAGGGAGAGGTAGTGTAATTAGCTCTTACTTGTAAGTGTGACCTATGCAGGCAAAAGAAGTCTGAATGAGCAAATTATCACAAATGAGGTTAATATTCTACATTAAATaacttcaaaattatatataacttGTTGGAATCGGACAAAAAAATTACTGAGCTACAGCAGTTTGAAGTGGATAGAGTCAGCAAAGTCAATTTTGAGAATAATGGAGTTCAAGTTTTCTGAAGGTCCCAAAGCAAAATCACAGAGCAACCTTGCCCACTTTCCTCCAATTCTTTTTTAACAATTACAATATGTGGCCACTTAGGACCactaaaccagtcttaagtgaaACTGAGAtttctacatcatctgaaagctgaatattgATGTATGGTctttaggatcggacaatatttggctgaactatttGAAAtactggaatctgaaggtgcaaaaaaataaaaaataaaataaaatactgcgaAAAATCACATTTGAAGTTGTTTAGttgttaagtttttatatatttacagtaggaaatttacaatatcttaatggaacatgatcttaacttaaCGTCCTAATCatttctggcataaaagaaaaatagaaaattttgacccatgtttttttggctattgctacaaatataccccagcgacttcaggctggttttgtggtccagggtcacgtatTATTAATCACAATATAGCtgtcttttattttatctttgttattaagaATAAGATAAAGATTCAAATAAACTGTAGTTTACTCAAGGGTAGCGAATGAttctgtcttttcttttaatgttttctgTAATGCATGGATCTGTTACACATCAGATTTCCCCCCAACCATTAACTAAACATTGATGTAAGACATAAAAGATTGTTTGTGTGAATCTCGCCAAGACATATTTCGCAATGTAGGTAGGGAGACTGCTTGCTCTCGGAGAGACGCGTCTTCTGCAAATGCTTTGCAAATGTTAGTCAACGCCATCATTTTGTTTTCATCAGCATGggtttgaaaatcatattttactgGTTCAGACTCATGTCATATACAATTTGCTATGAATAATTATAAAGCTGGAATGCTGTGCTTTGCCATGATATATCCTACAACTTGTGGGCAGTGAGCAGAGAAGAAGGTACTCCTCTCAGAAAACGTACAAATAAAGAtcattttagatgtttaattaTGATTTGAAGCATTGTGATCACTAGTAGAGGGCTTAATAAactcatttttatgaaaacctcAAATTCGACCAAAACTGATATTTTTCACTTCTTTTGCCTGTAGCTCAATATTAAACTTTTCACATTCTGACTCATTTTGCCAGTACATGTCACAAATATAACTTGCAAAGTTATAGAAAGTTATTTTTGTTCAAACAAACAGCATGTGTCACTTTCGGTCATTTTAATACAGCTCTGCTGAATAAAAACTTAATGAGTATATACAAAGAACATTAAAATCACAATGTTGTTTCATTTTATAAATCACGAACAAAGCCAGCGATTCAATGTATCACCCAGTCCTACTTTTTTCAACAGGTCAACGGGGGAGGAAACAAGAGCAAGACTGATGGAGATTTAAAGTAGGGTTTGTTTCTGGGAAAGAGCCTTCAGTGTTCAGTCGGGACAGGGGTCCTGATGGGAAAAGCGCATGTGTTTACATTATCCGCTTGATGCTTGCTGGTCAGCAGCGAGCATGGGGTCTAGACTGTGGTAGGACTAGACACAATGACATGGCTCATGATTTCAAATTCACTGTCTTAGTTACTCTATCATTTTCATCTGTCTCTTCTTTATTTTTGGTTGTGTATCGTTTCAGTATGATGACTTCCCCCCCCAACCAGCTTCAAAGGACCAAAGAGAAACAGTCCAAAACTAACAGACAAGCAAACAAACGAAGAAACAGGAATTAATAAACCGAGATCAAGAGACCAGATTTGCAAATCATTGCTTCAGAGATGCAGGAAGAGTAAACAAAAGAACAAACAGCCAACATGAGATCATCGCTCTGCTTAATTTCCCACAGAGAGCAAATGACAAGACAACATACACAAATCAAGCAAAGGAGCAGAAGTGTGCctcgaaaatgaaaatgaaataaaaccacAGACAATCTAGTGGTCCAAACAGTAGAGATTTTATAGTAGAGGATggttttaatataactttaataattaagCTCTACAGTAAAGAGTGTGTAATATGCAACCAACTCTCTCTAACGTAACTTCCGAAacatttagtttttctccatCTGAAACATGCTGTGACATATTCCAAAATGTCTTTCTGTTTTTGAAGTAATGAGAGATTAATGGGAGCGGAGCATGAacacaagtttatttttatagtgcaTTTCCCACATGCTGATAGTTCAaagtttgctttaaatgaattgGTTTACACTTGGTATTTATAATAAAAGATGTGCATACTGAGTGCCACTATATTTTATGCTTGTTTTATACTGATTAAAATTCCTGTTCTGTTCTAAagactgttaaatttaaaggatttgttgtggagtgagagGAACTAAATGGTTTATAGTGTTTATGTTTGTAATAATTTCTTTTCAATTATTgacattatttctgaatataataatgaaatgtgaCTTActgtcaggtgcaacttattttcTGGAAAACATGGTATCTGCAGACTTCAGCCACTCTCTCTAAATCGAATGCCTCGtaaaagtcagaaaaaaaatgcaggtctaattaaaaataaatgcttagtTTCAGGCACAGGCACTGATTAAACAAATACTTAATCAAGCTCTCGAATCTGGGCACCGTATGGTGGACAACTGTTCGAAAAGCAGACCACAATCCATGCAGGCTGCCATCGAAAACAAAAGAGTGTGTACAATGATACGCTGTGGTGCAGCCAGATCAGGgtaatgaaaacaaaaggagagGCATATCAGATAAGTTATAATTACAACATCATTCTTTTTGTGCACTGGGTGTAAGGATGAGGCCAAACGTTTGGCGTTCTGAAGTTCAGACACAGTCTCCCTGTGAGTTTACAGCCTACAAATGTTCTAGTGTTTCTCCACAAACTGCTCGTGGAGTTGACATTGGCAAGCAGTCCACAGCACTTCATATATTTTACTCTTGAGCACCGCAAAAGACTAATTAttctggaaaaaagaaaaactatgcgAAATGCAGACCTTCGGAGCCAAAGGAAATAAACCCCTTAAAACAGAGAAAGACTAAATGGACcttttatgtgaaatgttttgttatatttttttgtgaatgatGATAGTATTTATTCCCATCTTATTGCTGCACTAAACATTTTCTTGACCTTAACACACATTTTAGGTCAAATAAGAAACGACTGAAGGGAATATTAAGAGAGCCAAAGTTCATAGGAATACGTCTGGTGCCCATGCAGAGGCATGTGGACTCAACAGAGTCCaggaaaaacatacacaaacacaactcGTACTATTCACCGAGTCTGTTGGTTGATGGTTGAAGGTCTAAAAGACAGAACTGGCAATCAGCTACATTAGATAATGGCTGATTGGACACATGCCCACAGAGTGCTGCTGTTGGAGACTGGCCAAGGTCAGACTGCAAGCAAATCCACTCCGGCTGGACATTATGCTAAACTTTACTCCAGATGTTCAGTTTGTTATAAAAAGATAACTTTATATAAAGTGCATTAAATGTCTATGAAAAGACTAAAAGCTAGCATTTCTTCAGAAGTGACAAGAGACAAAGACAGTAAACCTGAAATACATAATCTACATCACCACCAGCTGCTGAGAGGTTCACAATATTAAGTCATTGCCCTGAGAGTTGGTCTCATAATCCAAAGGTTGGAGGTTTGACTCTCGTACCGGCAAggattgtaggtggagggagtgaatgtacagtgctctcactcactttcaataccatgactgaggtgcccttgagaaaTGCTCCAAACTCTCAAATGCTCCCCGGTCGCCACAtcaaaaaatggctgcccacagttccaggtgtgtgtgttaactgcttTGCGTGCGCACTCTGGATAGGATAAATGCAGGGGACTAATTCGGAGTATGGGTCAGCATACTTTCCCACGTCACATTACTGTTTAACCTATACATCAAATTACCCTTCAAAAGTATGGGTTAACTAAAGTTgccctggctattccaagctttATCATTGCAGTCAGAAGGTGTTGCAATTGAAAAGTCCACAAGTCGTCAAATAAAGCAtgcacatccataataaaacatgtctCACATGGTTACAGGGGCTGAATCATAGCCTCCTGTATTGAATCCATGCAttgttataagaaaaatatccaaatttCAAAGGGAATTAACACTTTTTCTCTTTTCTCCAACTGGATTcatctaaaagaagaaagtcatatatattTAGGTGAGTAAAACTAAagctaatttacatttttgggtgaactaaccctttaacacagAATCCCGGATGTGcatctctttttaaaaaaagcttGCAAATCACATGAATGCTTGCAAAGGAAAATAATTCACACTAAAACTCAAGTGAACATATaacaatgcataaataaatgcactcAAGTGTGAATGTGAAGCAGGTTACTTTATGAAATGAAAGCTCTACTCTTTTGAAAGTGTGGCCCGCTCACTCACACGCAAGGTGGCTCAGtgaaaggatttaaaaaaataaaaaaataaaaaatgtgctagCCAATAACACAATGGCTTTTCAGATCCAaccagagaaaaataaaacattttcaagaaagattacaatttatgtttaggCATAACAGAAACTGTTTCACAGAAGCATATTGTTTTCACAGTGACTCATCCAAACTTGCATTCAGAGTGTCTATTTCAAGGTTAAATAGATAGATTAGTGGCTCTCGGAACAGAACTGTGTTGTACACTGCTTGAGCTACACCCACAGCATTTCAGACTTTTCTGACCTAAATAAAAGTGCAGCACATGCGGTTAAAGGGTGTAAACATGTTTAAAGACCAGTTTTTTTGGGGGAAAGTTGGTGGTCAGTAATTGAATCCACAATAAGATAGGACATATTTGTGTTATCCTGTGTTTCAGTTTTTGGATGAGGTATTTGACTCGGGGGTGTTactttgtttgtgtgcatttgtgtttagGGCAGTAAAGGCAGCGTCAGTTGGTCTCCTGGGCATCTGCCAGTAAGCCAGAAATTTCTACAGAAGCCAGAAATGTATCTGCTGAGAATCAGATTGCAGCACCATGACATGTCTTGTGCTCTCATATTCATGACAAAGTTCaaatacatgcataaaaatgTGACACTTGCATACTGAACACACAAACCTAGTCATGATTATAGggaaataagtttaagtacatCAATACTGAAAGAGACCGGATGTCCATCTTCTATCGATTCAATCAGTTTTCATTATTTATCAATCACCCACAGAACACCCGAACAAAGGgagagatggacagagtgagagtGTCAAGAAATGGATGTGTGGATGTGAAGCCGATGACAAATGACAGGAAGTAAAGCAAAAGGGAAACAATTCTTCATCTTTAAGAGAGGCTTTATTGCAGTTCTCTCATCTATAAATTGTCTTCCGCTGCTAAAATAATAGTTCATCGGTGCATTACTCTGCAGTCTGTAATCATCTGTGGTTGGGGACACTCAGACAAGGGGTGAATCATCCTcaggttgcttttttttttgtaaaagtataTATCTTCCAAAATCATCCATAAAGCACATGAATCAGCAGCTCTTAGCATCACCCATTTTAACCTTATCTAAAATGCAGGCCAGAGATGTCAAGTTTCTCTAGGTGTGCAGAATCACTCAGGAACCACTATATCGTCTGAACATGCACATTTCTGGGCCCCTGAGACCCCCAGATGTCAACTGCATTGTCTCATCTTAAATTCCCTGCCCAGGGCCTCTTGGTTTCCCATAACACCTCATTTAAAGTCCCCCACTGGTCCAAAAAACAGCCCTGAGTAACACTACCTTCGGTCTAAAACCCGCAGGACCACAGAAGCCAGTGAGTCAGCACTTTTtcattaatgcaaaattaaaacacaaacacatgaagcTGTCAAACATAAATGATTATCTGTTCTTACTGAGAAATGTagaagacaaaaaataataataataaaaatactaaaaaaaataataaaaaataatgtgtagGACAGATGGTGCAAATAAAAGTACCATATCTTCACACCAATGAAATGGAAATCCCCTACTTCCTAAACAAGGACGCCTGGTTGTCggtaaaactgaaaagaaaaagaaaacatccaaatgtGGCAAGGGATAAATGATACGGCTCTTTGAAAAGCAAAGCCAAATTTTACAGGGTGGCCTcaaacaaaaaatacagcataCAGTATGTTCGCAAGAGACCAAgtagtctttaatccagttctgccTGAGCTCATTTCAATGACAATCTCCAGCGATGAAGACTCTAATCAGAGAATTTTAAAGCTGTAATTTAAGTCAGCATGTTTCAACTCTTTCTTTAAGTGATTTATTTCCCCTGATGCAGGCCTCTCTGAACACTGATAATAGATGATGTGATGAGTGAGACACAGGAACTGAGCTTTACGCCTTGCTTAAGctgaataattcaataaaaaagccagaatgggactTAGAGGCAAGATATGCAACAAACCAAATCTCTGACCAAATTAAATTGTTATCAAGCCATCTCACGGAAGCCGTTTCCTATACAGTATATGGACCTCTCCAGACTTAATTTTCCTAGTTGGCATTCTGACAATCATTAGAATGGTACAGTCACTTGATCAGTTCAGAGGAAATGCAGTGACAAAATATCTTGAAATGCTCCTGCTAATGAGAGTCTATGAAGGGGATGAGAATGGAGCCCCGCTCATGGCATACAGGAAAAAAAAGTAGGCTTAATCGTTCGCAcgatttattatttcattccCACGATTTATAAATcgatgatttagcaaatcgagggaacgaaatagtaatcgtgtgcacgttttagtgcatagagggaatgaattagtaaatcgtgcacatgatttataattttttttcttgcatgacGTGCTGGTGTAGATGAGTGATTGTTCtgatgcacaaacaaacacaacagtcTAGACTACCAGTACTGATTACTGTCATTATGTTATTGTATCACACAGGGTGAGTTTAAAACCAGATGTCCCAGGCAAACAAACTGGCTGTTCAGAAAAGCCATGTATTTAAATTGATCCTAGGGCTCAACATGAGGAGGACCGAGTAGCCCAGGGCTACTTGCTGAGTCACTATCAAGAAGCAAAAAATTttcacacatgcaaaaaaaaaactctaataaaGTACACTGCAAGCCTCAAAGAACATGTGGATCCATAAAGGATTGCACTCTCCTTATAAAGCAGACGATGCAATAGTGTAACATTTTATGAGTCCAAATAGGCACATCTCACATCTCTCCAAATAAAACCATGCACATCAAGGGAGACTCGTTGGCAGGGAAAAAGTTGAGGTGGAGTTGCATATTTTGTCCTGTTACGTTCTGTGTGTATTTGCATTTCTCTCCTACTCTTTTTCTCGCTCTATGGTTttcctatttgttttctttctcccAGGTCCTCATGCTTTGGATGAATCACCTGCCAATCATCATTAAGGCGTCCTCTCACTGCAGCCAATCTAGCGCAGCCCTGTCTCTCTGCATGCCTTACTGAGCAGTTCAGTGTGTCTGCTTGGATGTTGTGTTGTGTACCCTGTGTTAAGTGATTGCTTGTGATTTTGTGAATTGAGCACTTTACTTTTTACTGTTAAGCTTTATAAGAGTTACTGTTTTTTGATCTGGGGAAAAGAGAACCAACCCTTGTATTTCTTGCGTTTTGTATGTAGAGTAGTTTATATATGGTATCTCGTGcggcaaagatttttttttttacatatttttattttgggaaatTAGCTTGAGGGAATGGTTTTGTTAATTTGGCGCCGTTCTGGTTCCTTTTACCCTCAGTTAACAgtaattgtttttcatttctttttttttctttttttttttttacatattgttgcATTGTAAATAGCTCATACACTGTCTAGTGGCTTTGACTTGTGGTCTCCAAGCACCTGATTTAGCATTATTTTCTATTTGCCTATTGTTCCTTCTACTTCCTCCACTCTTTCCAGCAACAATAACACAACTAAATGTTACGTTCTATCCCCTAGAACTCTAGAGTTTGTAAAATGTCTGTTCAGTTATGCAATCGCAATGCTGCCATTTTTATGggcatttttaaaaatatgca encodes:
- the LOC113055231 gene encoding myoD family inhibitor-like gives rise to the protein MSKEDHSPSASPTKPPDGAQLDSQPLETLTVPCSERNETGEQKAQNSNTPPMEKTGDVENGSNNNSLSQLDLTSTLGKSITYQPQARSTPIHPSLSNSTETAEELQRSDSKPHSNGVRNGTFSRAASSSSSSSSTARKNPKKLQSNPSINSQSSKRSKGSSKSNSSQIPTEAQDDCCVHCILACLFCEFLTLCNIVLDCATCGSCASDDSCFCCCCASEECGDCDLPCDMDCGIIDACCESADCLEICMECCGLCFSS